The Flavobacteriales bacterium nucleotide sequence ATTTTCTATCCCGTAGGTACGGGAGGGATAACCCCAACTAAATACAGATAGTTCGGCTCGTTCCTCACCTCCTACTGTATAAGTTGGATTAATCTTCATGATGGCCATCTTTTTGGCAGCAATGCGGGAGTTTAGCATAGGCTTTCTCGTCTGCCTTCACATCGTCTGCGTCATAACCTGCCGCTGATATGGCTTTTCGAAGTTCATCGGCTGAGGTTTTATCCGGGCGAAAAATAACGGTAAGCTCCTTTGTGTCTGCGTTGAATTCATAACTCCGGGTACCTTTTACAAACTTCACTGCCTTTTCAATTCTCTCCTGGCACATGTCACAAACCGCTGAGGTTTTAATGACCACCGTATCGGTTTTGCTTTCCTGCGCATTCGCAAAAATTCCTATCATCATGAATGCCCACAGGGCACCCAAAGTGACTGAGATGTTTTTTGTTTTTTTCATAATAACATGGTTTATGATTATTGGGAAAGTAGACATTTGACATTAGAAAATGGTCAATGTATAGTGTCTTATGTCCAATGTCTATTGTCTTATGTCTATTGTCCAAAGTCTAATGACTAATTAAACGTCTTCCTGATCCCTGCATACGCATACCGCCCGTTCAGCGGCCCCCATATTAGTGATCCGTCAAAATACGGACCAAAAGGATCGTCGGCTGCAATGATTGGATCCGGTTGTTTAAAGTTGGTAATGTTTTCCATGCCTGCATAGGCTTCC carries:
- a CDS encoding cation transporter, which translates into the protein MKKTKNISVTLGALWAFMMIGIFANAQESKTDTVVIKTSAVCDMCQERIEKAVKFVKGTRSYEFNADTKELTVIFRPDKTSADELRKAISAAGYDADDVKADEKAYAKLPHCCQKDGHHED